The sequence below is a genomic window from Ciona intestinalis chromosome 1, KH, whole genome shotgun sequence.
TGCCAAAAATATAGACAGCAGGTAACAGTGAGGCCTATAGAACATTTtcaaaccaaaattttaggtggccACCACAGCTACAAGTATTACCCGTTACACTATTTAcgtttatagtttaaaaacaacaactttaatACACATTCTTATACGAGTAAgcataataaaactaaattaatataCTGACAAACTTTAAACCTGCCTGTTGTGGTAagaacattacaaaaaataaaaggttaaataagttcaCGCGAGACAAAATCAGGAACACCATTCTCCTACAGCGTAACCTGTTTGTGTGATTATCGCGCCCGACGCCTTTGCTACACGCATGTAGCAAAGCACGTCATAATATGAAAACGGTTGCTAAATTAAGTTCATGTTTGGGGAGTTAAATTTTACCGTTTTTAATtccaatatttcttttatagcaaaaaacaacaaacctgTTTTTAAAGACTAGTCTGTTACAACCTTACAGGAAAAATTTCATTCTCGAGTTtcttttatgcaaaaaattaTCTTGCACTGCAGAAACAACCTTTTTCTCAGTTATTTTGAAGTCCTACGAAAAAAAGGGGGAATCCTcatataatttattatcaGTGAACACAATACAATAGTTAATGAGCTGAGGCGTCCCACTTGAACTTTTCGAATGTGTAGTGAGTTACAGGATGCCTTTCTTTCATAACTGGCTCCATCCCTCGTTTAATGAAAGGATCCGCTGACATACTAGTTTTAATTTCATCTTGTACGTGATGCTCTGGGTACTGCTTTGGACATCTTGGCAAACCAGACTTGTAGTTCTCTCCTAAAAACCACAAGAAAAAGAAACCAAATAGAAAAGTGAAAAGAACTCTACGCTGTTGTTGAGGATCATAAGGCAGAGGACGAGTGTCAAGGACAAGTGGAGAGTATAAGTCAACATCTATACTGATAGGATCACctgtaataaaatttgtttatgttagtGAATAatgtataaagttaaaaagttaatCTTAATATACCCCAATTTCGCCTATAAAATGGATCATCCCAATCGTAGTAGGGGTCTCTCTCTAGGCAACTCTCTGCTGGAAGAATCGGGTAATCTCCCAGATTAAAAAGACTATCATTCATAGGATGATAATCTTCAGGTATCAACCCATATTTGGCTGCTAGTGTGGCTCTGCGCTCTGGTGAAAGAACTTCATCGCTTTTAAGCAAGCACACCAAATCATCATCTTCAATTAAGCTCTTGTCATATCCCTTAGGAGTTGGATCCGGGTCATAAAACCTCTTTGACACAATGCTAGTACTTGGTGCACACCATTGAACTTTTGACAATCCAACAACTCTTTGGAACACAGAACCACCAACACGAAGAATTGACATGTTACTTCATCAaacttaaaacttaatttgaCATTCtaaattatttctaaaataGTTAAGAAATggattaataataataataataaaaaagtactgCTACAATTTACcgaaaataatagaaaaagtGTTCCTACAATACTTTACACGAAATATGAATAGGAACTGCTGTATAGTTGAGCAATTGTCAATTATACACTGtgcagttttaataattagtTATAGCAAttctatattatgtttaattaaagcaAATTTGCCATGAAGTGGGTATAAAAGACATAATAAATTTGTTGTGgacttgtttttaaaacagaggCATATAGCAGTTGCATGTATAAAAGAAATAgctattaaatataatatacaataatatttggcatatatatatgtatataattgaGTACAGCATTTATAAACTACAGTGTTGTGCCGAAGTGTTTAACTTACATTTACagagatttatattagaaaatggGTAAATGTCCTGTGTGACAATTTGTTAGCTTTCCTTTAGAAAAGCTTTCCAAATTTTTTGTGGTTCTTCGGTAGGCCTGGGTAAATTTGATGCCAGCTCGCCAATTAATGTAACGGTGTTGTGCCTTAATAagtgttttgatattttttcattcatcAGTTCACTCTCTAATCGTGATGCTTGTATTGGTAAAAACGTATTTTCAGATATTTGACCTTCCTTCTTTTGACACTGCATACATACGTTAGGATCGTGCAGGTCtgtattatttacatttttcattcTTCGCAACAAGTTTTCACTTTTAATTCTATCAAGTAGATTTAAACTAACATCATTGTCTTGTAGAGGAGCAGTTCTCGACTTGCGTTGCGAAATGCGGATTGAATTGGATTCCGACTTCAAACACTTGAGCTTGTACTCACAGAACGTATTTTCTTTATCGTTCTTTAGGTTCACGCCTTCACCACGTCCTTCAAACATTGCATTGATCAACCAACAgcataaacaaaactaaaactatgaTAGTAACGTCCTTAAAATGCCGATCTTGATATTTTGATTCCCACAGGGCAACACAAACcaaagtatgttttatataaagtttttacttttgcCTTAGCATCGTTTATGGtcccaaaaagtaaaaagaccCAAAGAGGTGCTTTTTTGCTTTAtatcaaatgttttattttaccagaACACTTTCAAGGTCATAGGAAGACCCTGCTTACTTACTTCTGCAAAAGTGGTTAAATTACACGTCTCTTACTCAGAACAGCGTTGtagaaacaccgagtagtccaactgccgccTTTGTGTATCTAAAAGCAAGCAAATCCGATGCCTTTCGCAATGGGTTTAAACACACTTACTAGGTTTTGTTTGCGTTTTTTCTTCTGTAGGAAGGCGTAAAATAGCTCATATTTACCTTATCAAATATGTTTTGCAAagaatgtataaaaatacctACACTAAATGACCAAAATGTCACAAATAACCGCTTCAAAATCTCGACTTTCCAACCGTTAAATTTATTAAGTCCAAGTTTCCATTAAATTGccgaaaaacatgcatttttcCTATGTATACTACAACACCGTCAGCGAAAAGTTATCAGTTATTCTACCAACTCAGTCTTGACTAACCGGTTTTCTTAATTGTCACCcatacaaaaaattacaatccTCACAAATTCAGTGGGAATAGGGTGGGTAAAATAGGGATAAGTAGCAACGCTGATTTATTTAAGGTTTACTTTTGCATGCTTGCTTCTTTGTAaacttattaaataataataaaaatcgaAATGGTCGAGaagaacaaaacacaaaaggTAAAAGAAGAAGATGAAAAGATTAAGAAAAGGCATCAATTGAAGCATCGAATATTATAGGAAGGTGCAAGGCATGGAATAATAGTTTTAAGATTATCGTTTCTCAAAGCAATATCTGCATTCCTGTAATACAAATACCACAAGTTATTCCAGTTAAAACATAGTTTAAGCATGAGTTTAATATAGACGAAAACGTAAGCCttattgtaaaatacattgtactttaataccctttttgcatggtcacttttatgcgcgtaagtactcgcatatttactcacaaaaacaaagttaacacgcataacgtcataagcgtgtcatctgctgtagaaggttggttgttactcacattaaagaaaagtattgtgaaagtacagtttcacttttgagagcctaatctttttcgggtattatttttacagtttttagttggtaatagcaccataaagttacaaaacttattttataaactagatttaacaatattgcgctaaaataagctaactcaatgttgatatgcgcataaaccaatgaccatgcaaaataacgtggtaagcgagttatcatatgacaagttaatgcgaatcgttattcgcattaacttttttaccttgcaaaaagggtataagtCTATATCCACAGCATTATGACATAAGAGATGGTAAAGTATAACCAAACAAAATATCTGTGCAAAACCATTTTGTTCACACACAAAGCTATTGCATTAACTCAAAGCACATTTATGCCACCCCTTTTATGTCCAACAGAAAACCTGAACAGTACTACTGTTCAATAACAACATCACTGTGACAAATGTTTTCAATACACATTatcacattctattttattctatgtggtaACACATTATATTTTCCATGGGTcctagaatttaggccaggattggcccattaccgaTGCCATGCACATACCTGATTGATGTAATAATTTGACTAAATTGTTTTCCAGATTGAACAGCTCTTGCTACATTTGTTTGATCAAATGGTTCTTCTATTTTCACACATTTTTTCAACCAAGCTTTTGAATTTGACATTGTATGAACGTTGTAACTCTAAAAGAAACAACACATTTAGTATTCTATCTGTAATAGAAAGGTTCAAAATAAAGTACCGTGCCAAGACGGACTGATATCACTTTGTTAGCAAAATCAAACGTTGAAAAGTAGTTGAACCATCCTTTCAATAGTTGGGATACTGGCGATGTGTTGTTGGAATAAAACATTGGTAGACTCGCTACTTTTTCACCAAGACAATGAATCGGTAAGTTGGAGGAAAAGTTGTCTTTGTGCAAGGCTTGAAAACTTGGTATGACTCGAGGCTTAACAATCTGTAACAGAAAAGCTGTAATGAAAACTCATGGAGTATCCACGAGTACCcagtataaatgcataaacaatttattcacCTATTTCACaaacaggttttaaaataaacactatacGGTGATAGTAATGCATTGATCAGTCTATTTTCCAAACAAAAGCTAATAAtgtgagaaaataaaatgtccaTGCTTTCGCAGGCATAAAGTTTTATCCTTTAAAACTTGAGTCGCCAAAAGTTAGGCGCATATTTAAGAgctaatattataataaaaagagaTTATTAAACTTGGTATCATGGAACGGTaagcaaaataacaaaaattcaTTATTGATTTATCGCGTATGTGTTTGCTCATTATCATTGTTCGGTCGTATGCTGTCAgcaatcaacaaaaaaacaactgatGACCCATTGCCATtggtattaaattatttatttttttaggtaactatttcaacatttttccAAGAGTTTACCATAAATGCTTATTATTTAAGACACAACTACAATCTTACCATAGATAAAAGTTAATATGAATAGTTTATGCTGTTTGTTGCTTTTTGACGTAAAATTAGGAGACGTCGGCTCAGTAGTTTTAGTAGAAAGTTTCTTTAAAAGGTCCAGAAATTCACATTTAAAATGCTAAATTACCTGAAGGTAATGCAGTACCATGAGCACCAAAGCGTAACTGCTCAATGTACCAAGTTGTGCACTATTTATATTATTGACATGGGCCCATTCTTTGATGCAAAGTACCATAGGTCTGACTCTATTAGGAAAACAAGATATAGGAATAAACAGTGAATCTACAGTAAagttaacttatttaatattatacctGGGATCACATCTAGCATAAGCAAGAAGTAAAAATGAATTCCTGATTCCAGTCAAGTTGTTGACATTCAGATCACATTCCATTCCACTGATTCTGTCTTCAAACTTCAGAATCGGGACCTACGATAAGACAAGTGTagactgaatgaatgaatgtaacttatctacTCTCGTGTGAGGAGGCAAGAGCAGTCTTTATAACCCAGGTGTTCTAAGCTAAACATCTATCTGCTACTATTTGTTTGCGCCGTCACACAATGCCTATCACCACCTCTAGAAGAGAGAATACGAGTTCTAGGCTTAACATTGTTATCATTGTGGCATTTGTAGGTGTTTGTGTctctgggcaagacactcattGGCCATTGCCCTAACCCAGAGGTCATTTAATCGCTATGCAAATTTTTAGCTGaacaataaacagaaaaatcccaccccccaaaaaaacacTCACAGAATTACATatctgtggtaactcgtaagcggacattGGGTGTGTTAAAGAGAACAGTCACATTATAGCGACTGTCATCACCCTCTAGTCTAAAGTCAATTTTcgaagttttattataaaatataaggtattgtaaaatataaaaagtaaatatagttACCGTTGCATAGATTAGTTGCAGATTTTTCACAAAGTGAGCATTATTTAACAATTGCTTCATACGATTCAACATTTTCAAAACGGTTTTCCGGttctaaaaacaaagttattaaattaatcCCAAACAAAATGGGTAAATACTAAATTGAATTGATACTTCTATCTTTGTCATAGTTAAACAGCAAATGAAATTAATACACAGTCGAAGCAGTTCCTTTTTTtagtatgttttttattttaaaaatttggcaCAAAACCAACAATGGAAATGACATGCTTAGTGTCAGTGATCAATACTGCTTAAccttaaattattaaactaaagAGTTACCAAATTATTAAAAGGAATTTAAACTGAATTACCACAGTTTTGTTCCTAGGGTCAAACACTAAACAGAGATCGGCATCCGAGTTTAATCGACCAAATCCATTGACAGAGGAACCAACTAGAAACACCTTAGCATCAGGAAGCATTGCATAAACAATGGCATCTTGAAGTGCctatataaagttatttacaTATTGCAGAGGtcaaaaattttgaaacaaaggTTTTAATAGAAGATTACAAACATTGATTTCCTAATATGCTTTATTACAGCTTTTACAGTTTACCCGGTTTGGGCTGGGTTAAGTAAAAATGTTacctaaactttaaaaaagaaacttatttacttcttttcaaaatatacaataatgcATGAGCATgataagtattttatttttaattcatcaAACAGTTAATTCGGTATAGGAGCCCCGAAGTGaaactaaaatgtttttttatgtatttaaagaACTACTAGATATCCAGGATCACCTTTGCAAGCCTTAATTTTTGCTGCAAGAAATTTGATCTCTGTTGATTGGTCATCATAAACTGATAGATTTGACGAgacaactaaaaaaacataaaaacatgaaaccTACAGTCAGTCTGACTACAGTTCTAAAAAATctacagtatttaaaaaagttaaaacattaaactaataaaagtGGAAATAAATAGTCGAATCTTACGTTAAGCCAATACTTGCTgatgaatatataaatatatagttgttAATTACACgaataacaataaattattttacaaacttaacTCTGATATGTAACAGTTTAAATGACTCACTTTGtcgttttgaaaaaatgtttgaatttcAACTGGTGTTaatccaaatattttcatattaaagttttgtagTTGATCACTTGTTAGACTTGTATCCTTATTAACATTTGAAGTGCTTGTGTTGGATGCTGTAAAcaggaaataataaaactatttgtAGTAGTATTAAACATTAATGAACTACCTTTACCAAGTCTTTGCTTAACAGGGACCCTTGAAGTTGGGGTCACCGTCTTTGTTGGCTGAAATAAATATCATAAgattaaatcaataaaatatatattatatatcataGAAAAAATTCGTTagacttttttttgtttgttaggtATATCTTAGCAATTGATCATGGTTgataatgcatatatatatatataagataaataacttaatcattttttaataatgcaCCTGTTTGTTCAAACTAGTGGTTTTTTTAGATGGCAGTGTTGAGTTTACATTTTCACACCCTTCATTTTGATCTTGAGTAGGAGTTTGATCTGTGGTTTGCAGCAGAGGTACTGTGCTCTCAAACACAGGTTCACTCGTAGAAGGTAAATCCTCACAGTTGGAGTCTGATGTTTCAGCAGAAAAAAACTTGTCCCTCACGGAACCAAGCATAGGAGATAAAGTTGGATCATCATCATCACACTGATTAGAGCTACAACAAGCTTGGTTTGTTTCACCTGTAGAAACATTCTCTTCATTCACAGGTTCTGCACAACTGGTTGATGCTACACTCTTGTTCAAACCTTCATGGCTCTCATCACATTCGTTTTCGGAATCGCTGATGATTACAATGGAATCATGTACTGTtatcttgtttttgttgtattcTTTAACAAAGATAACTGGACTTGATGTTACATTAGTGGAAGTGACAggatttgttttaacagtttgaGTTGGAATAGGAGAAACCGATCGTGATGTGGTGGGCTTATCTTTCTGTGAACTTTTTGCTTCATTTGTCTGTTGATGTGCGATACGCCTCTTTTTTTCAGGTACATTATTGTAAGAACTACTGATAGGCCTTTTGTTGTTCACAGCATCTCTTCTTAAAGTTTGAGGCAGCTCTTTATAGACCTGTCTTGAATGTGAGGGTTTATCATAATGTCTATGTATTAGTAATCGACGAGGCAATGCCCTCGTTGATCTGGTAAAATCATCATAGGAATTGTGGTCATGATGATAAATAGGTTGGTTTGGTCGATGGTGAGTTTGGTGACATCCATTTCTCTGTTGTCTCAttcttgaataaaaaattgcCTGCTGTGTGTAATGTTGTCGTTCATTATGTGGATATTCCACCCTACTGTTACTTTGCAGACTATCAAAATGGTTGTCATTATAAGGATGCCATCGGTTGCTCATAGTTTCTGTGTACAAgatgcttttaataaaaaaagtacagCTTTAAACTTTGTCTCTTTAATTAGCTTCCGCTATGTCCATCATGTTTCATAAATTACAGCATGTGGACATAGCAGACATGCACTAATAAAGGGAACCCTTTTAATATTACAGTTATAGAAAAATTCGTATAGGCAAACACGTGAACAATTCTCCATTATATAGCAGAATAGCccggtggaaagtgttagaggttggtagttaggggttgatggttaggggttagtggttataggcgTTAGTAGTTTAGATTAGGGGTTACGGTTTAGCAAATAAAGTGGTGGAGGAGTCTTCACAAGCATTAACATTTTagataaataactaaatacaGGTTACACGAAACACATAAAGACCACATAACATCTAGAAATAGGGTAATCGATTCTATCTTACAGTTGTTACCTGACGTCCTAAATAAACCTCTTCTTAAACTTCcttaaaaatctgttttcgATTCTACATTGTGGTAGTGGGGAAATCCCTTTTAAATGGTGTTTCTATGAGCAACCTGTTCGCATTGTAAAGAGATATTTACAATTTTGGCTTTACACAGTCCTTTTAAGATTATATAACCaacgtaaaaataaatcaaaatattatatcaTAGGTAGGGTAAGCATGATAAGTAAAAATGTAATTCTAACGAACTGGTTCCAACCAGAgtcgtatataaacattaacatGTACTGTAAGGACTctgatttaaaccaaaaatgctaaaaacccggtactttttttaaaaaaaacgtaaaaatagaaacatttcCTTTAGTTAGAAATTTTAGCGTCTGTATATATTGGATTCATTATGAAAGTATCCATACAGATCGTCAATGAAATTCTTTCTCGAATAAAACTGTCTCGGCCAGCACCATCTAGCGGATGATTGATGCATTCGTGGCAAAAGTATATACAATTTGATTTACGTGGAGTTTCTAAAAAGCGGTATTTCATTTGTAAACCTTGAGTAAGTTTCaagtgttttaaagttaagaaTGATTTTAATATACTACATAGAAGCacttttcaattaaaaacgtaaaaaatgtTCGTTTAGTTGGttgaatattttactttagcAGAAATCTTCAAAATGATCACTGACGTTCAATTAGCTGTGTTTGCAAATATGCTTGGAGTTACATTATTCTTATTAGTGGTGGCGTATCATTATGTGGCGGTCAATAACCAAAAGTCAAAGCTGGAATAAGCATAACTTCATATTcaaaataaagcttttttataaagtaagtttttgtaaaattatttttgaagtTCT
It includes:
- the LOC100181643 gene encoding poly(A) RNA polymerase gld-2 isoform X1, producing the protein MSNRWHPYNDNHFDSLQSNSRVEYPHNERQHYTQQAIFYSRMRQQRNGCHQTHHRPNQPIYHHDHNSYDDFTRSTRALPRRLLIHRHYDKPSHSRQVYKELPQTLRRDAVNNKRPISSSYNNVPEKKRRIAHQQTNEAKSSQKDKPTTSRSVSPIPTQTVKTNPVTSTNVTSSPVIFVKEYNKNKITVHDSIVIISDSENECDESHEGLNKSVASTSCAEPVNEENVSTGETNQACCSSNQCDDDDPTLSPMLGSVRDKFFSAETSDSNCEDLPSTSEPVFESTVPLLQTTDQTPTQDQNEGCENVNSTLPSKKTTSLNKQPTKTVTPTSRVPVKQRLGKASNTSTSNVNKDTSLTSDQLQNFNMKIFGLTPVEIQTFFQNDKLSRQIYQFMMTNQQRSNFLQQKLRLAKALQDAIVYAMLPDAKVFLVGSSVNGFGRLNSDADLCLVFDPRNKTVNRKTVLKMLNRMKQLLNNAHFVKNLQLIYATVPILKFEDRISGMECDLNVNNLTGIRNSFLLLAYARCDPRVRPMVLCIKEWAHVNNINSAQLGTLSSYALVLMVLHYLQIVKPRVIPSFQALHKDNFSSNLPIHCLGEKVASLPMFYSNNTSPVSQLLKGWFNYFSTFDFANKVISVRLGTSYNVHTMSNSKAWLKKCVKIEEPFDQTNVARAVQSGKQFSQIITSIRNADIALRNDNLKTIIPCLAPSYNIRCFN
- the LOC100184020 gene encoding NADH dehydrogenase [ubiquinone] 1 beta subcomplex subunit 8, mitochondrial, with the protein product MSILRVGGSVFQRVVGLSKVQWCAPSTSIVSKRFYDPDPTPKGYDKSLIEDDDLVCLLKSDEVLSPERRATLAAKYGLIPEDYHPMNDSLFNLGDYPILPAESCLERDPYYDWDDPFYRRNWGDPISIDVDLYSPLVLDTRPLPYDPQQQRRVLFTFLFGFFFLWFLGENYKSGLPRCPKQYPEHHVQDEIKTSMSADPFIKRGMEPVMKERHPVTHYTFEKFKWDASAH
- the LOC100181643 gene encoding poly(A) RNA polymerase gld-2 isoform X2, translating into MSNRWHPYNDNHFDSLQSNSRVEYPHNERQHYTQQAIFYSRMRQQRNGCHQTHHRPNQPIYHHDHNSYDDFTRSTRALPRRLLIHRHYDKPSHSRQVYKELPQTLRRDAVNNKRPISSSYNNVPEKKRRIAHQQTNEAKSSQKDKPTTSRSVSPIPTQTVKTNPVTSTNVTSSPVIFVKEYNKNKITVHDSIVIISDSENECDESHEGETNQACCSSNQCDDDDPTLSPMLGSVRDKFFSAETSDSNCEDLPSTSEPVFESTVPLLQTTDQTPTQDQNEGCENVNSTLPSKKTTSLNKQPTKTVTPTSRVPVKQRLGKASNTSTSNVNKDTSLTSDQLQNFNMKIFGLTPVEIQTFFQNDKLSRQIYQFMMTNQQRSNFLQQKLRLAKALQDAIVYAMLPDAKVFLVGSSVNGFGRLNSDADLCLVFDPRNKTVNRKTVLKMLNRMKQLLNNAHFVKNLQLIYATVPILKFEDRISGMECDLNVNNLTGIRNSFLLLAYARCDPRVRPMVLCIKEWAHVNNINSAQLGTLSSYALVLMVLHYLQIVKPRVIPSFQALHKDNFSSNLPIHCLGEKVASLPMFYSNNTSPVSQLLKGWFNYFSTFDFANKVISVRLGTSYNVHTMSNSKAWLKKCVKIEEPFDQTNVARAVQSGKQFSQIITSIRNADIALRNDNLKTIIPCLAPSYNIRCFN